From Elephas maximus indicus isolate mEleMax1 chromosome 1, mEleMax1 primary haplotype, whole genome shotgun sequence, a single genomic window includes:
- the PPP1R18 gene encoding phostensin, with the protein MATIPDWKLQLLARRRQEEAAMRGREKAEQERLSQMPAWKRGLLERRRAKLGLSLGEPSPVPWTAEAGPPDADESAVLLEAIGPVHQNRFIRQERQQQQQQRSEELLAERRPGLLEAREPRPSPGETRDQSPKGRESREERLSPREAREKMLGTRGARESSPRPLEAQDWRPSPREMGDRNYRQSEARKWRLSPGETPERSLRLAEPQEQSPRRKEVVESRLSPGESGSQQLGLTEAHKWRPDCGESQEQSSAQLEASQWRPSSGEESKDFSGECGKKEDRPIPGMVPEEITGLSETLTREARDSSPGGVEAAEQRPGLVEDGERGLRLTEGWKWTLNSGKVQEWTPRDTETQTQKPEPSESAEKRLGPPGVEPGEGEAEEEETGAQGRPLSILQNRCSVPSPLPPEDAGTGGPRQQEEEAVELRPPPPAPLSPPPLAPPVPQPPGDPLMSRLFYGVKAGPGVGGPRRSGHTFTVNPRRSVPPATPATPAAPSTADAAVLGTGKKRYPTAEEILVLGGYLRLSRSCLVKGSPERQHKQLKISFSETALETTYQYPSESSVLEELGPEPEIPSAPGPAAAQPDEDEDEEELLLLQRELQGGLRTKALIVDESCRR; encoded by the exons ATGGCCACCATCCCAGACTGGAAGCTCCAGCTGCTAGCCCGGCGCCGGCAGGAGGAGGCAGCCATGCGTGGCCGGGAGAAGGCTGAGCAAGAGCGCCTATCCCAGATGCCAGCCTGGAAGCGGGGGCTCCTGGAGCGCCGCCGGGCCAAGCTTGGGCTGTCCCTTGGGGAGCCTAGCCCTGTGCCCTGGACTGCGGAGGCTGGACCTCCAGACGCAGACGAGTCTGCTGTCCTCCTGGAGGCCATCGGACCAGTGCACCAGAACCGATTCATCCGGCAGGAgcgacagcagcagcagcagcagcggagTGAAGAGCTGCTTGCTGAGAGAAGGCCCGGGCTGCTTGAGGCTCGGGAGCCAAGACCCAGCCCTGGGGAGACTCGGGATCAGAGCCCCAAGGGACGAGAGTCAAGAGAAGAGAGGCTCAGCCCTAGGGAGGCCAGAGAGAAGATGCTGGGGACACGGGGAGCCCGAGAGTCTAGCCCCAGACCTTTAGAGGCTCAGGACTGGAGGCCAAGTCCAAGAGAGATGGGAGATAGGAACTACCGACAGTCAGAGGCACGGAAATGGAGACTGAGCCCTGGAGAGACTCCAGAGAGGAGTCTAAGACTGGCAGAGCCTCAAGAACAAAGCCCCAGGAGGAAAGAGGTGGTGGAAAGTAGACTGAGCCCAGGGGAGTCTGGCAGCCAGCAGCTGGGCCTCACAGAGGCCCATAAATGGAGGCCTGACTGCGGAGAGTCTCAGGAACAGAGTTCGGCACAACTAGAGGCATCACAGTGGAGGCCGAGCTCAGGAGAGGAAAGCAAAGACTTCTCGGGAGAATGtgggaaaaaagaagacaggccAATTCCAGGGATGGTCCCAGAAGAGATTACAGGGCTATCAGAGACCCTAACAAGGGAGGCTCGAGACAGCAGCCCCGGAGGAGTGGAGGCAGCAGAGCAGAGGCCTGGCCTAGTGGAGGACGGTGAGAGGGGCTTGAGGCTGACAGAAGGGTGGAAGTGGACCCTGAACTCCGGGAAGGTTCAAGAATGGACacccagagacacagagacacaaactcAGAAACCAGAACCTTCAGAGTCCGCTGAGAAGCGCCTGGGGCCTCCTGGGGTAGAGCCTGGAGAAGGGGAGGCTGAGGAGGAGGAGACAGGGGCTCAGGGCAGGCCTCTGAGCATCCTGCAGAACCGCTGCTCTGtgccctcccccctcccaccaGAGGACGCTGGGACTGGAGGCCCTCGACAGCAGGAAGAGGAAGCAGTAGAACTCCGGCCCCCGCCACCAGCCCCTCTGTCTCCCCCACCCCTAGCCCCACCTGTCCCCCAGCCCCCTGGGGATCCCCTCATGAGCCGTCTGTTCTATGGGGTAAAGGCAGGGCCAGGGGTGGGGGGCCCCCGCCGCAGTGGACACACCTTCACAGTCAACCCCCGGCGGTCTGTGCCCCCTGCAACCCCGGCCACTCCTGCAGCCCCTTCCACAGCTGATGCTGCAGTCCTTGGGACCGGGAAGAAGCGGTACCCGACTGCCGAGGAGATCTTGGTTCTAGGGGGCTACCTCCGCCTCAGCCGCAGCTGCCTTGTCAAGGGGTCCCCGGAAAGGCAACACAAACAG TTAAAGATCTCCTTCAGCGAGACGGCCCTGGAGACGACGTACCAGTACCCCTCCGAGAGTTCGGTGCTGGAAGAGCTGGGCCCAGAGCCGGAGATCCCCAGTGCCCCTGGACCCGCAGCAGCCCAGCCCGACGAAGACGAGGATGAGGAGGAGCTGCTGCTTCTGCAGCGGGAGCTCCAGGGCGGGCTGCGCACCAAGGCCCTAATAGTGG ATGAGTCCTGCCGGAGGTGA